The following DNA comes from Thermococcus piezophilus.
CTGGTGCTCGTTCCTGTGAATCTCCTTTGCCAGCTCTTCGGCATTTCCACCAATGTATGCAAGCTCACGGTAGAGTGCCGAGGCTATCTCCCGCTTCTCTCTGGACAGTGCGTAGAGCCCCTTGATTCTCTCGAGAAGAGCCACATAATCCTTCTCCTCATAGATGGAAGGAAACTGACGCTCAAATTCGGCGTGAAGGGCTTCAAGACGGGACAGCTTACTCCCAAGTTCCTCAACGTTCATGCGGAAAACCCCCTAAGGATTATCTTCCCATTTCACCTACTTGTAGTTTTCGATGAGAGTTTATTAAACGAAAGTACTTACCCAAAATCTTTTTTTAAGCCAGATGGTTAATTATCCCGGGTGCTTAAAGATGGTGCTCTTCGACCGTTTCGGCAGGCCAGTGACTAACCTCAGGATTTCCCTCACGAAGGACTGCAACTTCCGGTGCTTCTTCTGCCATAGAGAGGGCCAGCACTTCAACGCGAGGTTAGAGCTCACTCCAGCTGAAATCGAGAGATTGGTTAGAATAGCCTCCCACCTGGGGATAAAGAAGGTGAAACTCACCGGAGGCGAACCAACAGTTAGGGACGACATCCTGGAAATAGTACGGCGCATAAAGCCCTACGTGGCCGACCTCTCCATGACAACCAACGGGAGCCGGCTTAAGGAGCTCTCGAAGCCCTTAGCGGAGGCAGGACTGGACAGGGTCAATGTCTCCCTTCACAGTCTAAGGCCAGAGGTTTACAAGCGCATAACAGGCGTTGATATGCTTGACACGGTTCTCGAGGGTATAGACGAGGCTGTAAAGTACCTAAGCCCGGTTAAGCTTAACATGACAGTGATGAAAGGCCTCAACGACGGCGAGATATGGGATATGATAGAGTTCGCCGCCAAAACAGGGGTAATACTCCAACTGATAGAGCTGGAAGCTCCAAAGGAGATGACCCAGACGAACTTTTTCAGGAAGTATTTCTTCCCACTAAAACCAGTGGAGCAAAAGCTGGAGGAGATGGCCATTGAGACAAAGGAACGGCAGATGCACAGAAGGAAGAAATATTTCATACCAACAGACCATGGCATCGCAGAGGTGGAAGTAGTTCGCTCGATGCATAACACAATGTTCTGCGCCAACTGCACGAGGCTTAGAGTAACTTCCAACGGAAAGTTCAAGACGTGTTTACTTAGGAAGAACGACCTTATCGACTTCGCTACCGCCCTCAGAAACGGGGCCAGCGACGAGGAGCTCATTGAGATTTTCAAGAAAGCAATAAGATTGAGGGAACCATACTGGAAATAGTTTAATACTACTTCATCCCAAACTATAATGGTGACCCGATGGAAGTCAATCCCCTGCCCCTCACAGTGGGGCTTTTGCTCCTGCTTGTAACCGCCTATGGGATACTCAGAGCTAGGCGTTACTATGGCCTCGCAGACAGTCCCACTAGACGATTTATTACCGGGCTTGAAGTGGCATTGGTGCTCTTTGGGTTTGCCGGTGGGACCACGATGATCCTGATGGCTTTTCTCGGGGAAGGGCTATTTCTGCTGGTTGAACTTGTACTCATCACAGGATTTTTGTTCTTGGTAGCTTTGTCCATTAGATACCTAGAGGAAGAAACCCAGGGTATATATGGCAAAAAACTCACTGGAGAGACAGGAATAAAGAAGTCAGACGTTTTTCTCGTTGAAACAACTGAAGAAGCCAAACTTCTCCTGAAGGCCCTTGAGCGTGAGAACGTGCCAATCTTTGTCATCAGCAGACGACCAAAGGACGACTGGACGCACAAATTCGGGATAAATCCCGAAAAATTCCTATGGCTCAGCGGAGTACCTCATAAGCATGCCGTTAACCCAAGCAGTTTGCACATCCTCAGAGAGGAATCCGTGAAATTCATGAGGAATCACGACAGGAGTGCAATTTACATAGATGGCATAGAATACCTAATGTTCTACGTGGAGTTCAATGCCATAGCAAAGTTTCTCTTCACACTTAGGGACTACGCACTCGTTAACGGTGCTTACATGATAGTCCTCGCCTCACCCTCAATCCTGGACAAAAAACAGTTCACCATCCTTGCCAAGGAATTCAAAAAGCCCGATATAGAGGAAGTTGAGGAAATACTATCCAGTAAGGCGTTCTTTGGGAGCATAACCCGAGAGGACATGGACAAGTTAATTGGAAAAACAAAGGTTAAAAGCAGAAAAAGTGAGGAACAAACGGGAGAGGGGAATGCCAGCGATAGCGATTCCAAAGAGGGAAGCAGATCCGGTTAAACGTAAGCTTAAACGGCTCGGTCTCTATGATGGAAAAAGACGTCCCAAAAGGGAAGGAGAGCTCGTTCTTCTACCGGTTTTGAATCCGGAAGAAGTGAGGAAGCTCGGCTACGAGGTTCTCGCTGTTGACCTTCCACTTAGGCCTGAGAGGCAGATTTACAAGAACCTGGAGAGCGTTTTAGCAGAGCGCCTGACTCCAGAGGAGCTCGCCCACTTGAGGCGCTACGACGTTGTGGGTGACATAGCCGTAACCCAAATCCCTCCCGAGCTGGAGCACCGTGTTGACGACATCGTCTGGGGCCTGAGAAAAGTCCATCCCTTCCTGAAGGTTATAGCCCGGAAGGGCTTCCACGAGGGGGCCTTTAGAATTCGCGACTACTCAATAATCTGGGGCGAGCACCGCTTAGCCACGGTTCACAAGGAGAACAGAGTAATGCTGAGGGTAGATTTAAGCAAGGCCTTCTTCAACCCGCGGATGAAGGGAGAGAGATACAGACTGGCTCAGCTCGTCGAGGACGGCGAGAGGATTCTGATACCCTTCGCCGGTGTCCTTCCCTACGCATTGGTTATAGCTAGCTATAAGGCGGTGAAGATAACGGCCATCGAGCTGAATAAAGAGGCCTACAAGCTCGGCATTGAGAACCTCGAACTCAACAGGAAAAATCTCAAGGGAGAGATAGAGTTCATCCACGGCGATGCCTTTGAAATACTTCCAAAACTGACAACGTTCAACCGCGTTATAAGCCCAACGCCGAGGGGAGTGGATGCCCTAGCTCTAACCCTGAGCAGGGCCGAGAGATGGCTCCACTACTACGACTTTGTCCACGAGGACGAAATCAGCGCCTTCAAGGAAAGAATCCTAAGGGAATGCGAGAAACTGGGAAAAGAATGCGAGGTAAGGATAAAGAAGGTCAGCGACTTCAAGCCCCACGTCTTCAAGGTCTGTGCAGATGTAAAAATCTTGGAGAAAGAATGAAAAGTTCACTTCTTCAGGAAGTCGAACAGAGTCGCCTGTTTGCCCTTCTTTTTGGGCTTGTCTATCTTGTCAGATTTCTTCTCCTTCCTGAGGGGCTCTATCTCCTCCTCGGCCTTCTCAAGCTCCTCCTCGCTGAGCTCCTCAGCTTCTTCGGCCTCCTCTGGCTCCTCCGTTACCTCCCCTTTGGCTTCCTCCATGATTTCCACGGCAGCTTTGACGTGTTCCTCCAGCTCGCTCCGCGCCTCCTTCAGCTTCTTGTGGATGTTGAGGCTCTTGTCCCATATTGTCCTGGCCAGTTCCTTGTCTCCGGTCAGGAACTCAACCTCCTTCTTGCTCAGCTCGAGGAAAACAGTAAAGTGCGCAGCCATCTCTGGGTTGCTCTGGAATATCGACTTGATGATCTCGAGCGTCTCCAGGGCCTCCATCCTGGCCATGTGCATCTCTTTCATGATTTTTTTCACTATAGAGTCCCTGAGCGAGCGTTCTTCCTTGCTCTCCGTGAGAAGCTTTATCGTCTTTGGGGGATAAATTCTGACGAAGCCCTTCTTCTTGACTCCAGCAACGGCGACTCCAGCCGTCATCATATCAGTGGCGTACTTCCAGAGCGAGTAGTTGCCCGTTCTCTGAGCCCTGCCAAGGTATATATCAGCTCTGCTGAGCGCTTTATAGGCCCTCGCGATATCTTCGGGCTTGTAGTAGACGTAGGGCAAGTTCTCGTCTATCCACTGGAGGAGTTCGTGGGGGTACATATCAACGCCCAGAACGGCCAGCTTGGCGCGTTTAGCGTTGTCCGTTGCGAACAGCTGGGCTAAAGCCTGGAAGACGCTCTTCTCCACGTCGCGATAAGCTAAGACCTCCTCGGCATCCTCGATTCCACCAGAGACAACCGTCTGGAGGTCATTTATTGCCGCCCTCAAGTCGCCGTTGGCGTGTTTGGCTATTTCCTGGAGGATTTCCTTCGGAACGGTTATACCCTCTGCCTTTAGAATCCTTATGAGGGCCTTCATTATGTCCCTCTGGGTCAGGCGCTTGTATTCAACGATTTGAGCCTTGTTCCTTATCCCCCTCGGGACCTCCCAGTAGTGGTTGGCCGACATGACTATAGGGTTCCTGGCTTTATCGATGAGCTTGGCTATCTCCCTGGCCCCGCTCGGCTCTATGTTGTCGGCCTCGTCGAGGAATATCAGCTTCCTTCTCTTTCCGAGGATGTCCCTCGTGTAGGCTGCCTGGACGTAGCGCTCTATCTTCTCGTAGGTCCTCTCATCGCTCGCGTTGAGCTCGATGACCTCAAAGCCGTACTCTCTGGCCAAGGCGTAGATAGTGGTGGTCTTGCCCGTCCCCGGAGGCCCAGCGAGGATGAGAGCCTTCTTCTTCGGTGCATTACCGTGCAGCCAGTCCTCTATCCAAGCCCTTACCTGCTCCAAAGCCTTATCCTGGTTCACTATCTCGCTCAGCCTTCTCGGACGGTACTTCTCAACCCAGGGAACGTCGAAAGACGGCATTGGGCATCACTTATCCATCAGGGTGAACTGAGCGAGCAGAGCCTCGAGCTGTATCATCTCGTTCGCACCTTCGACGAGCCGGAAGTTGTACTCGCCTATCTTGTCCGCCAAAGCGACCTTCTTGTCCTCTGGGATCGTCAGGTTGAAAACCTCCCTGTGCATCTGAATTAAAACGTCCTCACCGCTGAGGCCCTGCTTGAGGAGTATCTCCCTCAGCTTTCCCCTGGCCTTGAGGAAGTTGCCCTCCAGAGCCAGGTTCATCATCTCACGTACGTCCTCCGGTCTCGCCCTGCTCGCAACGAGGAAGACGTTCTCGTCGGTTATCTTTCTGTCTAAAGCTGCTGCCGCCTGAAGGACGTTTATTGCCCTCCGGAGGTCACCTTCAGCGACATAAAGGAGCGCCTGAAGGCCGTCCTCAGTGAGCTCAAGCCCCTCGTTCTCGGCTATGTACTTGATGCGTTTTGCTATGTCATCGTCGTTGAGCGGCCTGAAGCGGAAGATGGCACATCTCGACTGTATTGGCTCGATTATTTTGCTGCTGTAATTACAGCTGAGTATAAACCTCACGTTGGTTGAGAACATCTCCATTGTTCTCCTAAGCGCCTGCTGGGCGTCCTGGGTTAAAGCGTCCGCCTCGTCGAGGAAGATTATCTTAAAGCTTGCACCGCCTATTGGCTTAGTTCTCGCGAACTCCTTCACCTTCTCGCGGATGACGTTGATGCCCCTTTCATCCGACGCGTTGAGTTCGAGGAAGTTATG
Coding sequences within:
- the moaA gene encoding GTP 3',8-cyclase MoaA yields the protein MLFDRFGRPVTNLRISLTKDCNFRCFFCHREGQHFNARLELTPAEIERLVRIASHLGIKKVKLTGGEPTVRDDILEIVRRIKPYVADLSMTTNGSRLKELSKPLAEAGLDRVNVSLHSLRPEVYKRITGVDMLDTVLEGIDEAVKYLSPVKLNMTVMKGLNDGEIWDMIEFAAKTGVILQLIELEAPKEMTQTNFFRKYFFPLKPVEQKLEEMAIETKERQMHRRKKYFIPTDHGIAEVEVVRSMHNTMFCANCTRLRVTSNGKFKTCLLRKNDLIDFATALRNGASDEELIEIFKKAIRLREPYWK
- a CDS encoding DUF835 domain-containing protein gives rise to the protein MEVNPLPLTVGLLLLLVTAYGILRARRYYGLADSPTRRFITGLEVALVLFGFAGGTTMILMAFLGEGLFLLVELVLITGFLFLVALSIRYLEEETQGIYGKKLTGETGIKKSDVFLVETTEEAKLLLKALERENVPIFVISRRPKDDWTHKFGINPEKFLWLSGVPHKHAVNPSSLHILREESVKFMRNHDRSAIYIDGIEYLMFYVEFNAIAKFLFTLRDYALVNGAYMIVLASPSILDKKQFTILAKEFKKPDIEEVEEILSSKAFFGSITREDMDKLIGKTKVKSRKSEEQTGEGNASDSDSKEGSRSG
- the taw22 gene encoding tRNA (guanine(37)-N1)/4-demethylwyosine(37)-methyltransferase Taw22 produces the protein MPAIAIPKREADPVKRKLKRLGLYDGKRRPKREGELVLLPVLNPEEVRKLGYEVLAVDLPLRPERQIYKNLESVLAERLTPEELAHLRRYDVVGDIAVTQIPPELEHRVDDIVWGLRKVHPFLKVIARKGFHEGAFRIRDYSIIWGEHRLATVHKENRVMLRVDLSKAFFNPRMKGERYRLAQLVEDGERILIPFAGVLPYALVIASYKAVKITAIELNKEAYKLGIENLELNRKNLKGEIEFIHGDAFEILPKLTTFNRVISPTPRGVDALALTLSRAERWLHYYDFVHEDEISAFKERILRECEKLGKECEVRIKKVSDFKPHVFKVCADVKILEKE
- a CDS encoding replication factor C large subunit, which gives rise to MPSFDVPWVEKYRPRRLSEIVNQDKALEQVRAWIEDWLHGNAPKKKALILAGPPGTGKTTTIYALAREYGFEVIELNASDERTYEKIERYVQAAYTRDILGKRRKLIFLDEADNIEPSGAREIAKLIDKARNPIVMSANHYWEVPRGIRNKAQIVEYKRLTQRDIMKALIRILKAEGITVPKEILQEIAKHANGDLRAAINDLQTVVSGGIEDAEEVLAYRDVEKSVFQALAQLFATDNAKRAKLAVLGVDMYPHELLQWIDENLPYVYYKPEDIARAYKALSRADIYLGRAQRTGNYSLWKYATDMMTAGVAVAGVKKKGFVRIYPPKTIKLLTESKEERSLRDSIVKKIMKEMHMARMEALETLEIIKSIFQSNPEMAAHFTVFLELSKKEVEFLTGDKELARTIWDKSLNIHKKLKEARSELEEHVKAAVEIMEEAKGEVTEEPEEAEEAEELSEEELEKAEEEIEPLRKEKKSDKIDKPKKKGKQATLFDFLKK
- a CDS encoding replication factor C small subunit, with product MRTTARSWTLRYKSFALISSVHWSQREVDFSSRGVNQPRAWHAQAIMAKGLIPSLPIKPLGKVVTMREEVQEVKILEKPWVEKYRPVKLDDIVGQGHIVKRLKHYVRTGSMPHLLFAGPPGVGKTTAALCLARELFGEHWKHNFLELNASDERGINVIREKVKEFARTKPIGGASFKIIFLDEADALTQDAQQALRRTMEMFSTNVRFILSCNYSSKIIEPIQSRCAIFRFRPLNDDDIAKRIKYIAENEGLELTEDGLQALLYVAEGDLRRAINVLQAAAALDRKITDENVFLVASRARPEDVREMMNLALEGNFLKARGKLREILLKQGLSGEDVLIQMHREVFNLTIPEDKKVALADKIGEYNFRLVEGANEMIQLEALLAQFTLMDK